The Prevotella sp. E9-3 genome has a window encoding:
- a CDS encoding acyltransferase family protein yields MTAEQSNTISIGKAVCIILMLIGHAGPNEYVFNFIYLFHMPFFFFVSGYCFKEKYLDEKKTFVWHRMKGLWWPFVKYNLIFMCFHNFLAYHQFYDNTYNWPDIISRTGQYLLLGKTEQNLGQLWFIRYLLLASLLFLFIHFTTTKLFKSHRETIERSLTLILPLLGAMMLAAQQSYFLVFLALYFYMLGYCCRSVVGKQLSDFKIGIGAIILIVAACYIDHGMVDITLEQIVPYSIIAPIGIFMVMELSRRLSSTKLLKPLLYIGRHTMPIFIFHYIIYDIMSFLWLRFNNIQFTTLDDVTLHQNHHSLLALTAYVVIGLALSLLIDRLLGCCQRVITENIQRIKKNA; encoded by the coding sequence ATGACTGCTGAACAGAGTAATACTATCTCTATAGGAAAGGCTGTCTGCATTATACTGATGCTCATTGGACATGCCGGTCCGAATGAATATGTCTTTAATTTCATATATCTGTTCCACATGCCGTTTTTCTTCTTTGTCAGCGGCTATTGCTTCAAAGAGAAATACCTGGACGAAAAGAAAACATTCGTATGGCACAGAATGAAAGGATTGTGGTGGCCTTTTGTGAAGTACAACCTCATCTTTATGTGCTTTCACAATTTCCTGGCCTACCATCAGTTCTATGACAACACCTACAATTGGCCGGACATCATCAGCCGCACCGGTCAATATCTTTTATTAGGTAAAACTGAACAGAACCTGGGTCAGCTATGGTTCATCAGATACTTACTGCTTGCATCGCTGCTGTTTCTGTTCATTCATTTTACAACTACCAAGTTGTTCAAAAGTCATAGAGAAACCATCGAACGCTCGCTCACGCTGATACTGCCATTACTGGGAGCTATGATGCTGGCGGCTCAACAATCATACTTTTTAGTCTTTCTGGCGCTCTATTTCTATATGCTCGGCTACTGCTGCAGGTCAGTGGTCGGAAAACAGCTGAGCGACTTTAAAATAGGCATAGGAGCAATCATCCTTATCGTTGCAGCATGCTATATAGACCATGGTATGGTAGATATAACGCTTGAACAAATTGTACCTTACAGTATTATTGCTCCGATAGGCATTTTCATGGTCATGGAATTATCCAGACGACTATCCTCTACAAAACTGTTGAAACCGCTGTTGTATATAGGCCGGCATACCATGCCTATATTCATATTCCACTATATCATCTATGACATCATGTCGTTCTTGTGGCTGCGATTCAACAATATTCAGTTTACTACACTCGATGACGTAACGCTTCACCAGAACCATCACAGTCTTCTGGCATTAACAGCCTATGTGGTAATAGGCCTGGCGTTATCACTGCTCATTGACCG
- a CDS encoding CotH kinase family protein codes for MNFSVAYFVWLLVVWLVFGYTPTNDGEGYLELARVCLAEGQPYPTISLMHYDDLPFIWNIGIINLTALSLLLSNSIIPLLLLMCLMKAGTAWLVGQVSRKLFNHKTAVIAILLYILYPNNWGQSTMISSEIPSDFFSLLAVFLFIKAVSSNISSWKENKKLLILSGLVLAFGNWFRPTATIMVLALAVYAIVTLKKESWRPFLLMLGGYISFIIVVGSSTYMRTGHFVYQARSLWFSMVDECYDGAEVAPHWGQPIWPEGYPRYIENHQLLDCFECERIWQERSMDWLKNHKVEYLKKIPGRIYYMYQSDYDNLPVFLSHKEHAEDNYITLPFRHLLSEASTLSFAQWMALFTMIFYGLLLLMAAMGIISLTLQGEFQKLALPLFIIVGGTLILTLVMHGETRFKSPFMPWIFIMAATFLAMKNWKNKAFTQLFGKKTNLSVLLLLLSSSVQAEDIHSKISALGLPVLSITTVNGEEPTCDYAFAPEGEWGITTTNTTKVPGRCVLTLMGDTIFDSGEYLKDQSGMTLKIRGNTSAYYSEKKPFKLKLEKKNDLLNRGDSSYYDKNWVLLTEGDVFYTLFGYKVNELVGMPWTPAMQYLNLIVNNDYRGIYLLIEQVKRNADCRINVDKKTGYLIERDAYWWNEDLFFKTDKENKEFTFKYPEPEDITPEQLEYITNYLNNFETAIDNGNFEEYIDLNSWASWLLAHDILGTRDSGGSNLYLTKYDNSDETLLQMSTLWDFGSIMSHKDKWSRIHTDNYFYYNRLFNNNNNSFSDVYVERYKELSAYIFERLSAFLDDFEQSSTAQAIQRSRPLEYARWGDYDNTSVQQNIEEMQQWLSQREKWMNEAILSIPTSSTIDISTKQTTTRQQPVNLLGQPVDEHSYRGIIIKNGKKIIYNP; via the coding sequence TTGAATTTTTCTGTAGCCTACTTCGTTTGGCTGCTTGTGGTATGGCTGGTGTTCGGCTATACCCCGACCAATGATGGGGAAGGGTATCTGGAACTGGCAAGGGTATGTTTGGCTGAAGGACAGCCTTACCCAACTATCTCATTGATGCACTATGATGATCTGCCGTTCATCTGGAACATCGGCATCATCAACCTTACCGCCCTTTCACTCCTGCTCAGCAATTCAATCATTCCATTGCTGCTACTGATGTGCTTGATGAAAGCGGGAACAGCCTGGCTTGTTGGACAAGTGAGCAGAAAACTGTTCAATCACAAGACAGCCGTTATCGCCATCCTGCTATACATTCTCTATCCCAACAACTGGGGACAAAGCACGATGATCAGTAGTGAGATACCATCCGACTTCTTCTCACTGCTGGCTGTTTTCCTGTTCATCAAAGCAGTTTCCTCCAACATTTCTTCTTGGAAAGAAAACAAGAAACTCCTCATCCTCTCAGGTCTTGTCCTGGCTTTTGGCAATTGGTTTCGCCCCACAGCAACCATCATGGTACTGGCGTTGGCCGTCTATGCCATTGTCACACTGAAGAAAGAATCATGGCGCCCCTTCCTATTGATGCTTGGCGGTTATATCAGTTTCATCATCGTGGTGGGCAGCAGCACCTATATGCGCACCGGCCATTTCGTCTATCAGGCCCGCTCATTATGGTTTTCCATGGTCGATGAGTGCTATGACGGTGCCGAGGTGGCTCCCCATTGGGGACAGCCTATCTGGCCGGAAGGCTATCCGCGCTATATCGAAAACCACCAGCTACTGGACTGCTTTGAGTGCGAACGCATCTGGCAAGAGCGCAGCATGGACTGGCTAAAGAACCACAAGGTGGAATACTTGAAGAAGATTCCCGGTCGCATCTACTATATGTACCAGAGCGACTACGACAACCTGCCTGTTTTCCTCAGTCACAAAGAACATGCCGAAGACAACTATATCACACTGCCGTTCCGCCATTTGCTCAGCGAAGCCTCTACACTCAGCTTTGCCCAATGGATGGCGTTGTTCACTATGATTTTTTATGGATTACTGTTGCTGATGGCTGCAATGGGCATCATCAGCCTGACTCTTCAAGGCGAATTTCAGAAACTGGCACTACCTCTGTTCATCATCGTTGGCGGCACCCTGATTCTCACCCTTGTGATGCATGGCGAGACCCGCTTCAAATCGCCTTTCATGCCTTGGATATTCATCATGGCCGCAACATTCTTAGCCATGAAAAACTGGAAGAACAAGGCATTCACTCAACTATTTGGAAAGAAAACAAACCTCTCCGTCCTGCTTCTGCTTCTTTCTTCCAGTGTTCAGGCCGAAGATATACACAGTAAAATCAGTGCTTTAGGTCTTCCCGTTCTCTCCATCACCACCGTCAACGGCGAGGAACCCACCTGCGACTATGCCTTCGCTCCAGAAGGTGAATGGGGCATCACCACCACCAACACCACCAAAGTGCCGGGCCGTTGTGTGCTCACCCTGATGGGCGACACCATCTTCGACAGTGGCGAATACCTGAAAGACCAGAGCGGCATGACCTTGAAAATACGTGGCAACACCAGTGCCTACTATTCTGAGAAAAAACCCTTCAAACTGAAACTGGAAAAGAAAAACGACCTACTGAACAGAGGCGATTCCAGCTATTACGACAAGAACTGGGTACTGCTTACCGAAGGCGACGTATTCTATACCCTGTTTGGCTATAAAGTAAACGAACTGGTCGGGATGCCCTGGACACCCGCCATGCAATATCTGAACCTTATTGTAAACAATGACTACCGCGGCATCTATCTGCTCATAGAACAAGTGAAGCGCAATGCCGACTGCCGTATCAATGTAGATAAGAAAACAGGTTATCTTATTGAACGCGATGCCTACTGGTGGAATGAAGACCTATTCTTTAAAACCGATAAGGAAAACAAGGAGTTCACTTTCAAATATCCGGAACCGGAAGATATCACTCCCGAGCAGTTGGAGTATATCACCAACTATCTGAACAATTTTGAAACAGCCATAGATAATGGTAATTTCGAAGAATATATCGACCTTAACTCATGGGCTTCGTGGCTTCTGGCTCATGATATCTTAGGAACTCGTGACAGCGGTGGTTCCAATCTCTACCTCACCAAGTACGATAACTCCGATGAAACACTGCTTCAGATGTCCACTCTATGGGATTTTGGCTCGATTATGAGCCATAAAGACAAATGGTCACGCATACATACCGATAATTATTTCTATTATAACAGATTGTTCAACAACAATAACAATAGTTTTTCCGACGTCTATGTAGAACGCTACAAAGAACTCTCCGCGTATATTTTCGAGCGTCTGAGCGCTTTTCTCGATGATTTTGAACAATCATCCACCGCCCAGGCTATTCAGCGCTCACGGCCTTTAGAATACGCTCGTTGGGGTGATTACGACAATACCTCAGTTCAACAGAACATCGAGGAGATGCAACAATGGCTTTCGCAAAGGGAAAAATGGATGAACGAGGCCATTCTAAGCATTCCTACCTCCTCTACGATAGACATATCCACCAAACAGACAACTACCCGTCAGCAACCCGTCAATCTGCTCGGACAGCCCGTTGACGAACATTCCTATCGTGGCATCATCATCAAGAATGGCAAGAAAATCATTTATAACCCATGA
- a CDS encoding Por secretion system protein, with the protein MITLNNLRKLIQKTLLLTVCCLQFSVFSFQFSTSYAQTGSWRAYMAYNEVQQIVKGGERLYVRASNGLYSYNLNDATLQTYDKIRQLSDTYIEMIAWNPTVQKLLILYDNYNIDLLMSNDEVFNIGSYYLKTMTQSKKVNSIYIYHEYAYLSTAFGIVKLNMKRNEISESYILDQEITAVGIKDEAIYAKTNAGTLTAQLSENLIDPHNWTTAATVPEGIFDVTNTDYNQYIELVKTLNPDGPRYNNFGMMRYINGKLYTVGGGYNCASELYRPATIQILEGNEWKLLGEDVAEKTNHEYLDALDIDIDPTDPSRFFVSGKTGLYEFKDNQFVQEYTIDNSPLSSTLGNSHFNAKNYNLVEGINFDKDGNLWMVNAGGRKATILKLGKDGQWTTYNPEELIDGEKGLKGLQKVVCDSRGYVWFLNYHWIIPSVYCFDPKSETFHKNIISPFINQDGTSYDATPLYLKEDMDNNIWLGTNKGLFMFNQEQIADTYDNTVTQVKVPRNDGSDFADYLLTGAVITSIAIDGAGRKWIGTQGSGVYLISADNMTEVNHFTTDNSPILSNTIESLAVNDETGEVYIGTSSGLCSYMGDATSAVETMTKDNVYAFPNPVPSGYNGLITIRGLSFDADVKILTVSGRLVAQGRSNGGTFTWNGRDTQGRRVASGVYMIATATSDGKAGVVAKVAVVR; encoded by the coding sequence ATGATTACACTAAACAATCTTAGAAAGTTGATTCAGAAAACACTATTGCTGACCGTCTGCTGTCTGCAATTTTCAGTTTTCAGTTTTCAGTTTTCAACTTCCTATGCCCAGACAGGCAGTTGGCGAGCCTATATGGCCTACAACGAGGTGCAACAGATAGTAAAGGGTGGCGAACGCCTCTACGTGCGAGCCTCCAACGGTCTGTATTCCTATAATCTGAACGATGCAACCCTTCAGACCTACGACAAGATTCGCCAACTCAGCGATACCTATATCGAAATGATTGCCTGGAACCCGACAGTCCAGAAACTGCTCATCCTCTACGACAATTACAATATCGACCTCCTCATGTCCAACGACGAGGTGTTCAACATCGGTTCATACTATCTGAAGACGATGACTCAGAGCAAGAAGGTGAACAGCATCTATATCTATCATGAATATGCCTACCTCAGCACAGCCTTCGGAATTGTGAAACTGAACATGAAACGAAACGAGATTTCCGAAAGCTATATCCTGGATCAGGAAATCACCGCTGTGGGCATCAAGGATGAAGCTATCTATGCCAAGACCAATGCCGGCACACTCACTGCCCAGTTGTCTGAAAACCTGATCGATCCGCACAACTGGACCACAGCTGCCACCGTTCCCGAAGGTATTTTCGATGTAACCAATACCGACTACAACCAGTATATCGAACTGGTGAAGACACTGAACCCCGACGGTCCCCGCTACAACAACTTCGGTATGATGCGCTATATCAACGGTAAACTCTATACCGTTGGCGGCGGTTACAACTGTGCCTCGGAATTATACAGGCCTGCCACTATTCAGATACTGGAAGGCAATGAATGGAAATTATTGGGTGAGGATGTAGCAGAGAAAACTAACCATGAGTATTTGGATGCACTCGACATCGATATAGACCCTACCGATCCCAGCCGTTTTTTTGTATCTGGAAAAACAGGTCTATATGAGTTCAAAGACAATCAATTCGTTCAAGAATACACCATCGACAACAGTCCCCTTTCCTCAACCCTTGGCAATAGTCATTTCAATGCCAAAAACTACAACCTTGTAGAAGGCATCAATTTCGATAAAGACGGTAACCTCTGGATGGTCAATGCGGGCGGACGTAAGGCCACCATTTTAAAACTCGGCAAAGACGGCCAGTGGACCACTTACAACCCCGAAGAACTTATTGATGGCGAAAAAGGATTGAAAGGCCTTCAGAAAGTGGTTTGCGACAGTCGTGGCTATGTGTGGTTCCTCAACTACCACTGGATTATACCTTCCGTCTATTGTTTTGACCCAAAGTCAGAGACTTTCCACAAAAATATCATCAGTCCTTTCATCAATCAGGATGGTACATCCTACGATGCCACTCCTCTTTATTTGAAAGAAGATATGGACAACAATATCTGGTTGGGCACAAACAAAGGTCTGTTTATGTTCAATCAAGAACAGATAGCCGATACCTACGATAATACAGTGACTCAGGTCAAGGTGCCCCGCAATGATGGCAGCGACTTTGCCGACTACCTGCTCACAGGTGCAGTGATTACCTCCATTGCTATTGATGGTGCTGGCCGTAAGTGGATAGGCACCCAAGGATCGGGCGTTTACCTTATCTCAGCCGATAACATGACCGAGGTGAACCATTTCACTACCGACAACTCACCCATTCTCTCCAACACTATCGAGAGTCTGGCCGTGAACGATGAGACCGGCGAGGTGTATATAGGAACTTCTTCTGGCCTCTGCAGTTATATGGGCGATGCCACATCGGCTGTAGAGACTATGACAAAAGACAATGTCTATGCCTTCCCAAATCCTGTTCCTTCGGGCTATAACGGACTGATTACCATTCGTGGCCTGTCGTTCGATGCCGATGTGAAGATTCTCACCGTCAGCGGTCGTCTGGTGGCTCAGGGCCGTTCAAATGGTGGCACGTTTACCTGGAACGGTCGCGACACTCAGGGTCGCCGTGTGGCCTCAGGTGTTTATATGATTGCTACTGCCACCAGCGATGGCAAGGCCGGCGTAGTGGCTAAAGTGGCGGTGGTGAGGTAG